The proteins below are encoded in one region of Pseudomonas helmanticensis:
- a CDS encoding MFS transporter: MHDPHSERMSGSETRAASGLALVFAFRMLGMFMVLPVLATYGMDLAGATPALIGLAIGAYGLTQAIFQIPFGIISDRIGRRPVIYLGLIVFALGSVLASQADSIWGVIAGRILQGAGAISAAVMALLSDLTREQHRTKAMAMIGMTIGLSFAVAMVVGPLLTRAFGLSGLFLATGGMALVGIVIVMFMVPKSTGPLTHRESGVARQALMPTLKHPDLLRLDLGIFVLHAMLMSSFVALPLALVEKAGLPKEQHWWVYLTALLISFFAMIPFIIYGEKKRKMKRVLLGAVLTLMLTELFFWQFGDSLRALVIGTVVFFTAFNLLEASLPSLISKVSPAGGKGTAMGVYSTSQFLGSALGGILGGWLFQHGGLSVVFLGCAGLAAIWLAFAVTMREPPYVTSLRLPLSPEAIREAGLVERLKALVGVTDAVIVADEAAVYIKLDKELVDRDTLERLVNNPAEAACEA; this comes from the coding sequence ATGCACGATCCCCACAGCGAACGCATGAGTGGCAGCGAGACCCGCGCGGCGAGCGGTCTGGCCCTGGTGTTCGCCTTCCGTATGCTTGGCATGTTCATGGTGTTGCCGGTACTGGCGACCTACGGCATGGATCTGGCGGGTGCGACCCCGGCCCTGATCGGTTTGGCCATCGGCGCCTACGGCCTGACCCAGGCAATTTTCCAGATTCCGTTCGGGATCATTTCTGACCGCATTGGCCGTCGACCGGTGATTTACCTCGGGCTGATCGTCTTCGCCCTCGGTAGCGTCCTCGCGTCGCAAGCCGATTCGATCTGGGGCGTGATTGCCGGACGAATCCTGCAAGGTGCCGGCGCCATTTCTGCTGCGGTGATGGCCTTGCTTTCCGACCTTACCCGCGAGCAACACCGCACCAAAGCCATGGCGATGATCGGCATGACGATTGGTCTGTCGTTCGCCGTGGCCATGGTCGTCGGGCCTTTGCTGACCCGTGCGTTCGGCTTGTCCGGGTTGTTCCTGGCCACCGGTGGCATGGCATTGGTGGGAATCGTCATCGTCATGTTCATGGTGCCGAAATCCACAGGGCCGCTGACGCATCGCGAGTCCGGTGTGGCGCGTCAGGCGCTGATGCCGACACTCAAGCATCCAGACCTGCTGCGACTCGATCTGGGCATCTTTGTGTTACATGCCATGTTGATGTCGAGCTTCGTCGCACTGCCTTTGGCGCTGGTGGAAAAAGCCGGTTTGCCCAAGGAGCAGCACTGGTGGGTCTACCTCACCGCGTTGCTGATTTCGTTCTTCGCCATGATCCCGTTCATCATCTATGGCGAGAAGAAACGCAAAATGAAACGAGTTTTGCTCGGCGCCGTCCTGACGCTGATGCTGACTGAGCTATTCTTCTGGCAGTTCGGCGACAGCCTGCGGGCTCTGGTGATCGGCACGGTGGTGTTTTTCACCGCGTTCAATCTGCTGGAGGCTTCATTGCCGTCGCTGATCAGCAAGGTTTCACCGGCGGGTGGCAAGGGCACGGCCATGGGCGTGTATTCCACCAGTCAGTTCCTCGGTTCGGCACTCGGCGGGATACTCGGCGGCTGGTTGTTTCAGCATGGCGGTCTGTCGGTTGTGTTCCTTGGATGCGCGGGTCTGGCTGCCATCTGGCTGGCCTTTGCTGTTACCATGCGTGAACCTCCCTACGTGACGAGCCTGCGCTTGCCGTTGTCGCCCGAGGCGATCCGCGAAGCGGGTCTGGTCGAGCGCCTCAAGGCCCTTGTAGGGGTAACCGATGCAGTGATAGTTGCTGACGAAGCGGCTGTTTACATCAAACTGGACAAAGAATTAGTGGATCGCGACACCCTCGAACGCCTGGTGAACAACCCGGCCGAGGCTGCTTGCGAAGCCTAG